The following proteins are co-located in the Silene latifolia isolate original U9 population chromosome 1, ASM4854445v1, whole genome shotgun sequence genome:
- the LOC141644061 gene encoding putative invertase inhibitor translates to MKNVLLILPLAFGLVILAHATSSNPPTEAKQVTNKGENGKNNPLITKACASAQYKDLCIKTLKEQPGSANADIKTLAFMSLNITTSFGKMVSDWVAEKLEDPELGPQIEQALTDCSDQYTDAMAQLEDSMVAFFSNAFNDVKTWMSTAMTNANTCEEGLKTANAIKVMGNKNKEFSQYCSNVLAIVNEMTKLRLE, encoded by the coding sequence atgaaGAACGTTTTGTTGATTTTGCCTCTTGCATTTGGCCTCGTTATACTTGCACATGCAACATCTAGCAATCCTCCTACGGAAGCAAAACAAGTTACCAATAAAGGAGAAAATGGCAAAAATAATCCTTTAATAACAAAGGCTTGTGCTAGTGCTCAATACAAAGATTTATGTATAAAAACTCTCAAGGAACAACCCGGGAGCGCTAACGCGGATATAAAGACCTTGGCCTTTATGTCCCTTAACATTACGACGAGTTTTGGTAAGATGGTATCAGATTGGGTTGCAGAAAAGCTTGAAGACCCTGAGTTGGGCCCTCAAATTGAACAGGCATTGACCGATTGCTCCGACCAATACACAGATGCAATGGCTCAACTCGAGGATTCCATGGTGGCCTTCTTTTCCAATGCCTTCAATGACGTTAAGACATGGATGTCGACCGCCATGACCAATGCTAATACTTGTGAAGAAGGTTTGAAGACAGCAAATGCAATAAAGGTTATGGGAAATAAAAACAAAGAATTTTCTCAATATTGCTCTAATGTTTTGGCTATTGTTAATGAGATGACTAAACTACGTCTTGAATAA
- the LOC141644053 gene encoding uncharacterized protein LOC141644053 yields MAGDDTDAEMPVVFPKIDPSSPYYLGSQDGPGAKISNIVLRQDNYDDWQMSMKMSLKSRRKFGFVDGTIKKPTNKFDLENWEVAHCTHVQWIRNMIDPSLLTNVTYGYDAAALWSELETQFAVVDGTKVHNLKTQLKDFKQSKGMNITSYYGKLKSLWDSLVVHEPPFACKCGKCECEIGPAAIKRLDNECLHQFFMGLDPSLYGQIRSQQFQQDPLPTLNSAYNLVLQEERLRTTTPPPDVSEVAALTSA; encoded by the coding sequence ATGGCCGGAGACGACACAGATGCCGAGATGCCTGTCGTTTTTCCAAAAATTGATCCCTCTAGTCCTTATTATCTCGGTTCCCAAGATGGACCGGGTGCTAAAATTTCGAATATTGTCCTTCGTCAAGACAATTATGACGATTGGCAAATGTCAATGAAAATGTCGTTGAAATCGCGACGCAAATTCGGATTTGTTGATGGAACCATCAAAAAACCCACCAACAAATTCGACCTCGAAAATTGGGAAGTGGCTCATTGTACCCATGTACAATGGATCCGTAACATGATCGACCCATCTTTGCTTACTAATGTGACCTACGGTTATGACGCTGCGGCCTTGTGGTCCGAGTTGGAAACGCAGTTCGCGGTGGTAGACGGTACGAAAGTTCATAATCTCAAAACTCAGTTAAAAGATTTTAAGCAATCCAAAGGTATGAACATCACCTCTTATTACGGTAAATTGAAATCGCTTTGGGATTCGCTTGTTGTACATGAACCCCCTTTTGCGTGTAAgtgtggcaagtgtgagtgtgaAATTGGTCCAGCCGCTATCAAGCGTCTTGATAATGAATGTTTACATCAATTTTTCATGGGTCTCGACCCATCTTTATATGGCCAAATTCGTTCTCAACAGTTTCAACAAGACCCATTACCCACACTTAATAGTGCTTACAATTTGGTTCTCCAAGAGGAACGACTGCGTACTACCACTCCGCCCCCTGATGTTTCTGAAGTTGCAGCCTTGACATCAGCTTGA